The following nucleotide sequence is from Emys orbicularis isolate rEmyOrb1 chromosome 21, rEmyOrb1.hap1, whole genome shotgun sequence.
TTATTCGTGGTTCACACTGTTCACCCTGAGCGAGCTCGTCTCACGCCGGGGGGCGGGATAGAACCTGGTACAAAAAAGCAAAGAGGTCACAAAAACTCTACGAAGGAATCTGTACAGTATCATACAACATAGATACATTCAGCACATGCACACACCTGctgccaggggatgctgcagtacacaccccctcccctcaatgCTGGGGGGTGCGCCTTGACTCTGGCacagaataatttatttttcctaatcACAGGCCCGGTAGGAAGGCAAGGGAGGCCGTGTGTGTGTAtgtcggggtggggctggggaataTCCCAGGGGTCCCCTAGATAAAGAGCTGattgaaaatggggggggggtttcccatggaaaatgttgatttctaGCAGAAACTCCAAATACTGCAATAGcgtgatttggaaatgctgctgcggtgcatcatgggagatgtagttctgtTGCTACATGCTCCTATTTACCTCTATGGCCTGGGCTCCCCAActggactatatctcccatgatgcatcatggccACAGATTCCCCATGATGCAACCACCTGGCCAAGAGGAGAggtcatggtgcatcatgggagatgtagtccaagtGCCATAAGCTCTCAATCTCTATTCTCCAGGCTCCCCAGCCAGACTCCATCTCCCATGACACACCATAGCCAGGGGCTCCTCAGATGCAACTGCCTCTCCATGAAGGGActctgtggtgcatcatgggagatgtagttcccaTTACCTCATGCTCCCTTCTCTGTAGTCGTTGTACTACCTCGCCTATGATGCACTAGGGGAgtccctggccatggtgcatcatgggaaatataTTCCAATCGCAAAGCCCAGCCCATAGAGAAGAGAAGCATGCGGCAACTGAACTATGACTCCCATGAGGAACTGGGGTGCCACatctaaattgaaatattttggtgtcTGGGTGTTTGATTTTTGTGGCATCTTCCCTGGGGAGCAGGTGCTTTTCAAGACAAATTTCCTTTggttgaaaacccaatttcctCTAGAGAAAAACGATTTAGATGGAAAttttccctccagccccagctaCTCCTTCCCAGGTGGGTGGCTCGAAGACAGAGGGGCCTAGCGCGGGACCAACGCACTTCTCAGAACAGAAGCagacggggctgggctgggtgatgGGCGGGGGTGGATGGTGGGGCTCGGAGCTCCTGGGTGTGGGCAGATCTGGTCTCCGTTCATGGAGCACAGACACCGGAGTGAGGGCTGAACAGGAGGGATGTGGAGACTGGTCCCGCTAGGAACAGGGCTGAGTCCTGCAAACTTGCTTCACGCTGACAATGGGAATGAATTTCAGGGGGAACGGAGCTGGTGcctctagaggggaaaggccccgtgtcccatcccccaagccagccagttGCCCACAATATACCAGTTGAGTTTCCCTTGTGCCCATTCCACTTCCGTCGTGCAGCTCGCTGGCCAACGCAGGGAATCCTCGCCAGCCAGCCTGTTACCTTGCGctggagcagctggcaggggTACAGCGCCCACCCCCGGCTGCAGATCGCTGGCAGGCCAGGCTCCTTCGAGGTGGTGACCCAGCTACCAGGGGCATCCGGTTCCCATCCCCGGGCGAGCTTCCACCTGTGTGATGAACTGGGGCAGCCTCAGCCGGCTGATCTGAATTACCccccctccagggggcgcccCTCGGGGTTTGACCCACGCTGGCCTGGTGGGGCGAGGAGAGCGAATGTGCCCCCCTGGCACGGAGGGGCGGTTAAGGTGCtttagcagagctggggggaatcAGGGGGCATGAGGGTCCCCAGTGCAGGGCCGAGCCCCACCCCGGTCCCCTTATACCGCGGCATTGGGGGGCAACGTGGGTCCAGCCCGCTCTCCCCCCACGCTGgatcagagcttgggctccaggcCGGCCAGCACGTTGAGTCCGTTGAACTTGGCTCTCTCCAGGTTGGAGATGTCCGTCTTGGGGAGGccgcggggcggggggaagggcagCCCCCCCTTGTCCAGGGGCTGGCCGTGGTCCCCCCGGGTGGCATTGTGGATGAGGTGTGGGGCGTTGTTGGCCAGCAGctcctgcgggggcagcgccCGGCCTTTCCGGCGGGTCCACAGTGCCAGGGGGGCGCAGAGCAGGGCGGCCAGGAGAGGCAACAGCATCAGGGGCAGCAGGGCATAGAGCAGGGTCTGGCCGGCGGCCTCTGCGGGAGGAGAGAGCGGTGAGCAGGGAATGCCAGGCCCACAGTGCCAGCCGCCCCCTGAAACCCCAGCCCCGGGCCTTTGCCCCATGcccagccttccccccaccctgagaTAGCTCCTCGATCCATCCCTCCCTGCCACGGCACCAGCCGGGTCCTGtcgtcccctccccagcccccaccccccagggccggctccagggttttggccgccccaagtagccctccctcccccccccccccaaaaaaaagctgcgatcgcgatctgcagcggcaattcggcgggaggtccttcgctcccagcgggagtgagggaccgtccgccgaattgccgccaaatagctggacgtgccgcccctctccgaagtggccgccccaagcccctgcttgccaagctggtgctggagccggccctgcccctctgcctggCATGgtgcccgccctcctccccctgccctgggatgTGCCCCTCCCATGCCCTGGCACCATTCCCAaaattccctgccccctcccacatccgaacctccctgcccctcccccacctgtcaCGAACCagagctgcccccttcccccccccccccgcaactatCCCCATAGTAGCTGCCAATAAGGAGCAGGTTAAACCCCCACTTCCCACGCCCGTCCATACCTGCGCAGCCCCCCTCCGGGCAGGAGCACACGTAGCTGCCTGCCCTACCCAGGCATGaagcccctctggggcaggggttcgGGGAGCAGAGATCCAGCCAGACCTAGGGACAGGGAGAGCAGAGCTAGCAGGGCCCAGCACGACCTGGCTGGCACCacgctgcggggtgggggtgggcagggagatTGCCAGGCCAGGGGGCCTGTGGTCGGTGCAGCCCCAGTGGCCTGATCCAGTGTCCCCCCCCGGActggatttggcccactgaaACCGTACAGCCTGCGTGGGACCAGATCACAGTCCCCGATTTGTAGaggggagaaacagaggcacaaaggcgggttttttgggggtgggatgtGACTTGCAGAGGGTCATGTGGGGGAACCAGCGGCAgagcaatagaacccaggagtcctggctcccagcccctccccccggcgctaacctctagcccccacttccctcccatctCTGACATGGCTCCTGCCTCTCCTCACGGCACCCCCGCGGATCCCGGCGGCCCTCACCTCGCAGAAGGGCCCGCTGAGGCCAGGCGGGCAGCTACAtgccaccccctgccctggcgtCTCCTGGCAGCGTGCTCCGTGCTGGCAGGGGGTGCTGGCGCAGCCGCTCAGCTCCGTCTCGCAGGCCGTGCCCGTGTAGCCAGTGGGGCAGGAGCACACGTGCCCGGTACCCACCACCTGCGGGGGAcagtggagaggggggaggaggagcattGGCATAGCAGAGACCAGCTCCCCATGGCGACGAGACCGCTCAGCGACATGGCAACGGAGCCTCCCAGACCCCAAGGGGCAACCGGACAGTCACGGGCCACTacggcaggagggggctcggggcgcTGGCAGCACCCCGAcctcaggggctggggggtggccAGTTCAGGGCAATGCACATTCACgttcccaccccccagcagcagggggatggggcacCATGAGTATCCACGGCCATCAGCCTTTGGGGTCCCCCCAaatccatcccctctccccccagcctttggGGTCCCCCcaatccatccccttccccatcacCATTTGGGGTCCCCCATTTGGGGTCCCCCAATATCCATCCCAACCCCCCACCAGCATTTGGGgtccccccgtgtccatccccttCCCACGCCCAGCCTATGAGGTCCTTCATGTGTCtgtgccctctccccccagcctttggATTCCCCCATGTGTCTATCCTCTCTCCACACCAGCCTCTGGGGTCCCCCCAaatccatcccctctccccaccagcctTTGGGGTCACCCCCAATATCTTtgcccaccccccaccagccTTTGGGGTTGCCCCTgtgtccatccccaccccccaccagcctTTGAGGGCCCCCCAGTatccatgcccctcccccatcactgtTTGGGGGCTCCCCGTGTCTGTCCCCTCCCCACGGTGGCTCTGCACATTCTCTGGGGACCCTCCGTTTCCCTGGCCCAGGCTGCAGTGGGAACGTCGCTGTTCTgctcttggggtggggaggggtgagtcCTGCGGCCGGCGCGTCCGAGGGGCGCACACCCACCTGGCACTGCCCCCCATTGCGGCACCGCCCCTGGCAGCCGTCGTCTCCTGCAGGTGGAGAGGAGCCGGGGGTCATGGAGAGAcaaggcagcgctgggggggggggcatcctgGGGAGCAAGCTGAGCACCCCATCTGCCTTGCAGCCCCAGCTCACCATGGCAGGGGTATCAGCTGCAAGCCATCATCATGGGGCACTGGGACCCACCCCCTTGGTCCCCAGGGATCTGGCAGGGCTCTCCCACTGCATCCCAGCCGGGGGCGGGGGTACGGACCAGCCGGCAGCTTTGGGCCCCTACCGGCTAGGGCAGGATTCAAACCGGCAACTCACATGCCCCATccaattctgtgtgtgtgtgtgtgtgttgctcccTAGTGGTGGGATCGATTAGCACCAGCCAGGGGCAACGGCCTGGGGGCTTGGGAACGAGGGGCCCGATTCTCGGTCACGCTCAAGCCCCCTCCCATAGCGGAAAGGAGGTGGGAGcagccccctgggaccccctgaGCTGGTGAGGAGTGGGTGTAATGGCTCTGATCCTAGCCCCCTGGTGCAGGGGGGTGGCTGGGACGCACGGTGCTGGggctattccctgccccccagggcccatagGGGCTGCTCCAAATAAccctggggccaggcaggacCCAGAATACGGGGAGAGCAAAGAGGGAGTAAAGCCCTCTGCACTTTCacccccagcggggggggggggggctgggaatcaggcccCTCCAAGGCAGCACTTAAGCCCCCCAAAGGCCTGTCCCTGTACGGACTGTGAGCTTGGATAGCCGGGGTCCGCTTCCTCCTGGTCCAACTCCACCAccctcccagccagggccctgccctgccccctcccagccatggcccggtcctgccctctcctggccacagcccagctctgccctctctTGGCCACGGCCAAGTCCCAGCCACCCTCTCCTGGCCACACCTAGGCTgtgccccttcccgccccccggctcggcccctgccccccgcccccccccccccagccagggcccacTGGTCGCTCTCTTACTGGTCTCGCAGTTGGGGCCAGTCCAGCCCTCCAGGCAGTCACAGAAGTAGCCCCCGATGAGGTTTTTGCAGCCGTGGGCGTGCACGCAGGGCTCCCGCTCACACTCGTTGGCATCTGTGgtcggggggctggggtcagggcagaCAGCGGTCgagggggggctgctggcccctcgTGGGATCGGCGTGGGAAGGCGGGATCAGTGGGAAGGGCCAGacgtgtccctcccccccccccccgcgcctgtCCAGCCCTTGGCTCGGGGATTGGGGATCGTGGGCCCTTGTCCTGCTGGGAACCCCCGACTCAGTGGGCATTGGCTTTCAGCCCCCCAGGGCCCGGCGCCCGGCTCAGACTGGCCACCATGAAGTGAGCAGCCCCGTGTGCCAGCCACGCAGCTCGTCTCCCGCCACAGGGCTGCTGCGGCTTCCCCTAACCCGCACCCCCCTCCTCTATGGCCCTGGGCAGGGTCGGAGCTGCCAGTGGTCGTGGGTCCTTGGATCTgcatggctgggggcaggggggtgggcacATCCAGCCCTGGGTCCCATTTCTGGGGAGAGTTCTCTGCGCCCTGCTGCAGATTCACAGGAAAGGAGGGGGGCAGTACCCACAGCACAAGGgtatggggggcagaggggaggtgactgggggtggagggctgtgtcagcatgtgggggcaggagggggtgcaatgGAGCGGGGGCAGTGTCAGGGCATGGAGAGCAAGAGGGGGTGCCACGGGGCAgtttcagggtgtggggggcaggagggggtgccaTGGGGCAGTGTCAGGgtatggggagcaggagggggtgccATGGGGCAAGGAGCTGTGTCAGgatgtggggagcaggagggaggtgcCATGAGGCagtgtcagggtgtggggggcaggagggggtgccatggggcagggggcaggggcagggcatggggggcaggagtggggtgccATGGGGCTATGTCAGGGtgtgaggagcaggagggaggtgcCATGGGGCAGTGTCAGGgcgtggggagcaggaggaggtgccagggggcagtgtcagggcgtggggagcaggagagaggtGCCATGGGGCAATGTCAGGGcatggagggcaggagggggtgcccGAGCTCAGTGCCCCGGGCTCAGCCTCACCCAGCTGGCAGGTTTTACCGGTCCATTGGGGCGGGCAGGTGCAGCTGAACCCGTCCGGGAGGGGGTGGCAGGTTCCGCCGTGGGCGCAGGGCTCCGGCAGACACTCGTCCAGCCCTGCCAGGGAGGGAGCAGTTAGGGAGGGCGGGACCCCGGGCACCCCCGCAGTGAGTGGGGCGGGCTGAGCCAGGCCCACAGGGCCCCCCGGCCGGGCCGGTGCCCTCCCTCCAGCCATGGCATCATGCCAAGCGATGCTGCATGTCTGGCTGGGCGGGGGGCCCCTGGGAGCAAGGCCCGGTCCTGAGGCAGGAGCCCCTTCCCTCCCAAGGCCGGTCAGGGACAGGCTGGGTCAGGGATCCTGCCCCACGGTGCTTTGGGGCAACCTGAGCCTTGGGGAGATCGAGCGGGgtcagccctggcccccagccccccaagagcctcctccaccccacccccacagcttccTCTGCTCCACTCACCCCCAGTCCCTCTTCCtgatcccctgccccccaactgagCCCATcacatccccctctccccagccactcgactccccacagcaccccaggACCCCAACAGGACCTCAACCCTTTTCCCCTAGGGCACCCCCAAATCCCTAGCAGCATCCCTGgcccccatctcccttcccccatggccTATAACAAGGCCCCTTTAGCCCCCAATAGGACCCCCATGCCCCTTGTCTCCCTCCCCCTGGCCTCCCTACCTCTGTAGCTCCATCCCCCCCAGGCCTCTTTTAAgcccccatctccctctcccctggTCCCCACCAGGGGCCCCTCACCATCCCCCCATTCCCAAGAGGAGCCCAAACCCCAAATCTTTCCCCTGCAGGctgccagccactgctgctgGGCCCTAGAGCCTTCCTCTCAATGGGGCGCCCAGGTACCAGCTCCCCGCACCCCGTGGGTGCCCCAAAGCTCACAAGAGCAGCCGTGGGGACAGGTGGAGAAGCTGGGGTCCTCCCCAAGCCATTCCCCTCCCGCCTACCTCATCCCACCCCCTGTCCAGCACCCgctaccccctcacccctctcgcAGTCCCGGCCCCGGAAGCCCGCGGGGCACAGGCACTGGTACTCGTCCGGCTCCGCGTTGGTGCAGGTGCCGCCATTCCGGCAGGGCCGGTGGGAGCCACAGTAGTTCAGGtctgggggggagaagggcttGGCTCAGCTCCAACCAAACTccactgaccccagggctgccccaccatcctgccagggagagagaacccagccaacctgccacagggggcgctgtggggagcagggcaggagctggctgtgggAGGCGCTCCCATCTACACCAGTCCCAGTTtcacccagcagggggcgctgtggggagcagggcagaagtGTTGGCTatggggggagctcccggctactccagatccggcctgtcccagcaggggacgctgtggggagtggggtagGACCTGGCTGTGGGAGGAGCCCCCGACCACTTCAGCctcggcctctcccagcagggggcgctgtggggcgggggctgtggggcagggcacaCCCAGCCACCCAGCTGCTCACCCTTGTCACACAGCAGCCCTCCCCAGTTGGTGTCACAGTCGCACTTCCAGGGCTCGGTGCAGGTCCCGTGCAGGCAGCCGGGGAAGGGAATGCACTCGTCGCAGTTGGAGCCCGTCCAGCCGTAGTGACACCTGGGCAGACAGACCCGGGGTGGGGAGAGATGGACGCACATCGGGGGCAGCCTGGCACGGAGCCACCCTCAGCAACAGCCACAGGCTTCTGGTCCTCTGGGGACCCCGGGGATGTCTGcgtgggaggagcgggggaggaggctGCCTCTGCTCATGACCAACCCCCTCCAGCAATCTCCGGCCCTGGGGGTTCCTGGGGTTTGGGatgggcggagcagggggcagctggagccccaaggGGGCAGCAGAGAATCAGACGATGCCATATGGGGGGTTGTTagggagggagctgggcagggagacAAGGGTAGCTCGCTGAGTGGAGTTGAGTGGTTAaatggcaggggctgggagccaggactcctgggttctatccgcggctctgggaggggcgtggggtcaagtggttagagcaggggggctgggagccaggactcctgggttctatccctggctctgcatGGGGTGGGGCGGGTTTGCCTGGGCTGTTTCCCTGCCCTGCAAAGCCCTCAGGCCTTGTCAGCGAAGGAAAAACGCCTTCCCTGACCTGACGCGAGTGCTTCCCCCCTCCTGGGCCCGGCCTAGACGACCACTCCCTCCCCAAAGGGCAGGAGGCAGCGGGCAGCCCTGGCCGCTGGTGCTTCCTCCCGTCCTGCCCAGGGGAGTCTGCCTGGCAGacctgggctgggctgaggctgcaggaggctgggaggggccCCCAGGAGCCTGCCAGGGAAGCCACACAATcagccccccccatccctctccacTCTCCCTCCATCCCATCCCTGGGGTTATGGGGGAggtttggggaagggggcagatgggggcccCCTCTCACTCACTTGCATTCTCCAGGCTCCTCGCAGAAGCCGTGTAGCTCGTGGCAGCCCTGGTGGCAAACGGCTGTGATAGAaatgacgggggtgggggggttaggaGCAGGGAATGCCCCCTGTCacctcccccttcctctgtctGTGGGCACCATGCCCCCCCTCCTTggccccctcccattcccctggGCACCGTGTCCCCCTAAGCACCCCCTTCTGTTCCACCTCCCTCCCGTTTTCATGTGCCTCCCATCTCCTGCCCTTCCCCGCGGGCACCatgccccccctgccccggcaCGTACCCCGAGTGCACTCCTCTCCCGTCCAGCCGTCCAGGCAGACCTTACTGCCGGCGGCGTCGCAGCCGTGGTGGCCGAAGAAGTCGTCGCGGGGCCGGCACAGGCGGTTGCAGGCGGGGCTGTAGTAGTGGTGGGCGCAGCGCACCCGTAGCCGGTACTCCAGCGCCGTGCCCCGCCCGTGGTGCCGGAAATCCTGCCAGCCCTCGCCCGGGTTCAGCATCCCCGACCGCGTCACCCGCTCCACCAGGGACCCCCCGCCTGCCAGAGAGGGGAGCCCGTCACTGCCCTGTCCCAGCCTAATGCGCCCTGCACCAGCTGCACCCCTCCCGGCGGGGAGCTCCAACCCAGGCTGGCTCAGAGAGGCAGGGGATGGGACACGGGGCGTTTcctctctagggggcgctggctccgatctggccccagagtgggggactggctggctcagggaggtggggaatgggacacggggcctttctcctctagggGGCGCTAGCTCTGATCTGGCCCTaggacgggggggcgggggggagctggccAACTTGGGGTGCCTCACCCGGGGTGCCAGGGCCGGTGATGTTGTCAGCATCCCAGGCTTCCAGGATCAGTGAGTACGAACGCTGGGGGATCAAAGCACAGGGTTAGAGGGGCCAGGTGTCACTGaccgacccccaccccccaacctgtGACCCGATTGTTCCAGGGCTGGGGAAGTG
It contains:
- the LOC135893297 gene encoding protein jagged-2-like gives rise to the protein MRLGSCWVVCVLLLLQMRPQVPEAAGTFELQIRLMHNERGVLADGRCCRGGAEPPCPGGEQCWTYFRACLKEYQLRVLPGGPCVLGAGATPVLGGNTFTAKPRRGAEHAGRITMPFQFAWPRSYSLILEAWDADNITGPGGGSLVERVTRSGMLNPGEGWQDFRHHGRGTALEYRLRVRCAHHYYSPACNRLCRPRDDFFGHHGCDAAGSKVCLDGWTGEECTRAVCHQGCHELHGFCEEPGECKCHYGWTGSNCDECIPFPGCLHGTCTEPWKCDCDTNWGGLLCDKDLNYCGSHRPCRNGGTCTNAEPDEYQCLCPAGFRGRDCERGLDECLPEPCAHGGTCHPLPDGFSCTCPPQWTGKTCQLDANECEREPCVHAHGCKNLIGGYFCDCLEGWTGPNCETRDDGCQGRCRNGGQCQVVGTGHVCSCPTGYTGTACETELSGCASTPCQHGARCQETPGQGVACSCPPGLSGPFCEVWLDLCSPNPCPRGASCLGRAGSYVCSCPEGGCAEAAGQTLLYALLPLMLLPLLAALLCAPLALWTRRKGRALPPQELLANNAPHLIHNATRGDHGQPLDKGGLPFPPPRGLPKTDISNLERAKFNGLNVLAGLEPKL